The Lolium rigidum isolate FL_2022 chromosome 2, APGP_CSIRO_Lrig_0.1, whole genome shotgun sequence genomic interval TGGCCCCGAGCTTCCAGCGCCGCGTCTCCGACCAGGAACTGCGGGCGGCACCTCAAAACCCCAAATCACGGCACTAACCGTCGGTCGACAGGAGCACCACTCTCCTCAAATCACTGGAGCTGCAGGTTAATCTCTTCCAATCACATAATCCCTCCCTCTAATCTCTGTCACGAGGCCACGATCCCCCTTTTCCCCTTTTTGTTCCTTGCTGTTGCACACGCTAGTTGTTTGACGAAATGCACATAAGCACTTGCAGGCTTTTAACAGTTCAACATCGACTCTGCTCTATGTAGTTTCACAAGGAGTAAACGTTCTCCCATTTCAGCAAATTTAATTGTACGGATTTTAAATTGATTTTTTTCACGCATTGTCTATGTTTATCAGCCCGCTTCATCTAGCCAGAATGCGTGGCACTGTAACCTGATTGCAATTTGAAAGGGGCACAATAACCCCAATGGCTTTGTCCCAGGGTTTGCACATTAATAAAGAAAGAACATCTAGCTTACAGTAAATGATAGTTATGTTTGAGACGTACGGAATGAACATCTAGTTTTTGCAGTTTCCTGATGTgttattactttttttttttttgcctctgCATGCTGTATCAGATGAATCATCAGCATCTGCAACAAGAATATGTGCTTGCATGGTTAACTCCCTGCTGACAATCTGCACAAGTCTTTTGTTTTTTGAAGAGGTTTCTAAATGTATTACGACTGGACAGAGTTTGCCAAGCACATTTCCTGCATATTCTGCTGGTTCTGGTACGCTGCTTATGCACAATATAATATATTTGTCTCGTTGTTGTATTTATTATGATTTTATATTCCCTATATGTGCGACAGGACGTTCAAACTGTACTGGCGCTGTGGTGCATCACATGTACTCCAAACATCTTCAGGCTGCACTCCGTTGGAGCTTATTGGTGGCCTTCCAAGAGTTCAGGTATGAAAATTCCACAATGTTGAATAACCTCTTCGCAGTCTGACACTAATAACACGGTCGTAGCGGGTTGATTCCTGCCAAAAGTGTGTATTATAATTCCTGAAGTAGAGCAAATTGCACACGCTGATGAGTCGCTGCAGATCATAATGATCAGCTGAAGGTATGCTGAAGCGGAAATTGGAGCAGCGAGCGTGTAAATATAAAGGAAGATGACACCGAGAACTGTATTGTCTATAATAATGTTTATATGACATCACAGTTGCAATCAGGTAGGGAACACTGTAGCCAGCCCAAGATTAACAACATGATACAATGCAGGTAATTGACCAGAAAAAGTCCATCACAACACCTAGATAATGAAAATCGTAAAGAAAGACGGAAAACACACTTCAGAAGGAGGGACGAAGTATGCACCATACATCTACGGAAAAATCTTCTGGCACGATTCGGTGGTGGAAAGAACATTAACTGTAGGAAATCGGTTCCGTTATCAATATCTATACCTTCCATTTTCCGTTCAGAGCCGACCTTTTCCCTTTGAAGGATGATTAGTGCCATCTTTGTCTGCCGTCTTGTCACCAAGACTTCCGCTTTCTTCTGTAAGACACATCTCTAAGCTCTGGAGCACTTCCCTCATCGAAGGACGATCGGCATGAAGTTTAGCGACACATTTCTCAGCAGTCTCAGCAAACTTGTTGAAGCACCATGGAGCAATCTTTCCTTGAAGACAGGGATCAACCAGCAGATCAAGGGTGCCCTTCTTCTTAAAATATAGAGCATATTCCACCAGGTTAAATTTCTCTCTTACAAAAGTAGGATCCAAAGCAGCCCGAGCAAACAGGACCTCAAACAGCATGACTCCAAAAGAGTACACGTCAGATTTCTCTGTTAGCTGCATTCCGGGGTTAAATTTAGGATCAAGGTAACCGCACTTTCCGATACTGCGTCGTGTGCTCATATCCGTGTAACCTTGACGCGGTGAGACTGCATGTGTTGATAGTACACGCGGAAGTGCTACCATGGCGACCAATCTCTTGTCTAGGAGAATGTTTGTCGTTGTTAAGTCACAGTGGACGATGGAACACTCGTGAAGGTAGTGCAGGGCACGAGCTGCACCGATGCAGACGCCTAGACGCTGCCTCCAAGTAAGCGGTGGCTTCTCTGTGTTGTAGCTGTAAAGTCTCTTGCGCAGGGTGCCACCAGCCATATAGTTGTAGATCAGTATCATCTCGTCATTCTCTTTGCAGTAACCGATCAATGACTCAAGATGATCGTGGCGGAGATTTGCCATCTTCTTTATTTCTTCCTGAAACTTATCCACATCCTCCTCAAATCTGCGACGACGTTTGATAGCCACCCTGACCTTGGTTGCCCCGCTGTCTATCACTCCATCGTAAACTTCACCATATCCGCCCACTCCAACAAGGCGTGACTTATCAAAGTTATTTGTCGCAGATTTCATCTCCGGAAGTGAGAAttggcgacacgagtaggatgacACACGTTGAATTAGTGCAACCTGGATCCCACAGGCGACAGAAGATTGCCCTTTTTCTTGAGCTGCTGCCTTGTTCCACCATCCCCAAGAAAAAATAGTTTGACTTTGTTTTCCTTGAACATGAGTTTTCCTGAGCGCCCGAAGACGTTCTGCCACATCGATCATCTCAGGGCGTCTATCCATTTCCATCCTCAAACATTCTCCTGCTAGCTTTGCAACCCCTTCAAGAACCTTCATGTTGTTCTGGCTTGAGATATCAACATCGAACAACTCTCTCACCCTGCTTATCCCTGTTGTGAGAGCTTGGGTGAAACATTCAACAATGCCGATCTCCCCCTTTTTTAGTGATGCCTTTTTCTTCGTGATCAGTTCGAGCAGAACGATTCCGAAACTGTAAACATCACTCTTCGAGGTAAGACGCCCATAGCGAGCAAACAAAGGGTCCATGTAACCTATGCTCCCTATTACATGCTCAGTGAAAAGGGTTGTGTCTGTGTTGACAAGTCTTGATATTCCAAAGTCGGATACTTTCGCATTCAAGTTGTCATCTAAGAGTATATTGGCAGGCTTGATATCGCCATGAATGACCTGAGTATACATTTGTGAATGCATGTAGCACAGTGCCTCTGAACACTCCACCGCGATCCGCAGTCGTGTATCCAACACGATGGGAATGCAATCATGGTGAAGAACCTCGCTAAGGTTCCCTTTAGATATATATTCAGTGACTATCATTAGGGCATTTTCCTCCGCGCAGTAGCCTATGAGCCTAACAACGTTCTTGTGGTTGATTTCAGAGTGGACTTTCAGCTCTTTGGCAAAATTTTCTTCTATATTACACAAAAATCTCTTGACCGCAACAGTACTTCCATCTTCAAGGTAACCTCTGTACACTTCTCCGAAGCCGCCTTTTCCAATGATAGCTCTGTAGTTGCTGGTAATTCTTCCTATCTCGCCCTCTGTGAAGCATTTTATATTATGATTATTATATGATAACCACTTTGGTCTGTCATCCGTTTGGATCATTTCTGTCACCCTACTTTCTCGAAGGTCCATCTTAGGAAAGTTAAGTAGCAAAGACTCACACACTGAGTATATCGACTTGACCTGAAAAATAGTTTCTGAAATTCTTAATCTTTTAGGATTGAACAGAGTTGTCAATAACAATAAGGGTACACTGCAAGAATCAAATGTTGGTAAACTGATCGATGTATGCCTATTTCAGGTGACCTATTTACTGTCGAAACCATTGATGTGGTAAGAGCGCACAGCTTTAAAGATAGTTTGTCATATAAGATCTACTGTAGCTGTTTCTAGGATGGGAAGTTGACCAAAAGATGAGTCTATTGCAGTTCAACATATAGATCAAGAGAATGCAAGCGCTTCCATGAACATATTCTCAAGGTAATCAGAGAGAGCTCAATCATAATATTTTAGTTCTTTGGTATTAGCTGGAGCTTCATGACAGGAAAAGAATAAGGACGGGTAGAAACCTACTGAAGCATATAATTGAAAAATTAGCATGTCAAAATACGAACCTGTAGAAAACTGTCTGCGGGGAAATATAGGATATAAAAATGGCCACAGTTGAGCCCAACGTACCTCTTAAGAATCAATTCAGCAATACAACTAATGGATCATCTCCTCATATCTGTAGCACAAATTGCCATGGAGTGGAtctggaagaggaggaagagatggtCAACTGGGGAGACTTATTTGTGAAGGTTGAGGGGTAGCCATGCTTATGCTTTTCATCGGCATAACTCCATGTATGGTCTTATTGTCTCAACAGATTGATGAATTGTAAAGTCCATGTTGCTAAACAATATTCGAGAGAAGCCTGTTTAATCCCTATTGGCTTTGGAGCAGTTCTCCCTGAACTTAATTTTCGGTCTAGTTAACATCCCTAATGTAGCAAACCAGGTCAAATGGTCTCAACAGATTGATCAGTTGACATGGCTCATATTCAAGGTTGTTTTTGCCACCTAAGCAACTGACATCTGACTATTTGAAGATTTATTCCTTTTTCCCTTTCCTTCTTTCATTATTTAAGTTTCAGATTTCTATGATCCActacatgtttgtttgccttGCCATGCTGTTTCAGATGCTTCATAAGCATCTGCAGCAAGAATATGTTCTTGCCTAATTGCCTGACCAGTAACTCATTGTTGACCAGTGGCGGATCTAGGATTTTACTTTAGGGTGGGGCAAATagacataataaaatttatcaatTCTGTAATTATTTTGAATATATCTAGTAATGAAAAATCTCATCAcaatcatataacaatcatgTAATAGAAAGAGACATGGAGCTAAGCTAGCACCTCATCTGATCGATTGGCAGATTGGAAATTGTGGAAGCTACCAGCAGACTCTCGGCTGGGAGTTGTCCTTGACTGCAGACTGCATGTGCCGTGCGACCTTCCTGCAGTGGCGCCGGCCGCCGCTCTAGACTTGCTCACTGCTGAAGCCTGAAGCCGCCGGCCATCAACTGTTGCCGTCCGTATTGATTTCTTTTGTTCGTGTTGCGATGAAGCGAATCAATGGTAAGGCCCCGTGCTTCTGGCAATGGATGAGGAGCCGAGAATTGAGATCGATCACGGCTCCGCGAGACGGAAGTTCGCGGACGATGGAAGGAGGAATCGAGAAAGGGATGAGCCTGGCCTATGGCATCTTTTTTCTCAGATTAAATACAGTAATATAGGCTAACGGCTAAATCATTCCACCCTGCTAGCTCCGTCCATGTTGACAGTCTGTATGGATCTTCTCTGTTCACCAGTTTTCAACATGTTTGTGAATGTTTTCAGATTGGACAAAGTTTGGCAAGCACATTCTCCGCGTACACTGCTGGTTTCCGTACGCTGTATGTGAACAGTGTGTAATATACGGTCTGTCTCGTCCCTGCATTAAAATTATGATTTTGTTTCCTTGGTCGCTGTGAGCCTGTGACAGGACGTCCAAACTGTATTGCCGCATCACATGTACTGTGACGTACGTACATCTTCAGGCTCCACTGCGTTGGATCCTATTGGTGCTCCCCCCTTGAGATTCCAAGTACATGCGAGTACGTGTTGATGTGATCGCCTCTTGGGAGAATGGAACTTTTGGACTCTTTCCAAGCCAAAGTTCAAAAAAGTGTTCTCGCTGTCATCTTTttttacagatttctttgtcatTGTCGTGAACATCTTAAAAAATTCTTGAATAACTCATCTGAATTTTTAGTTATGCCTGATTATATGATTTCTAAGGACATATGAGCGGTTCGACGCAAACGGAGCAAAAGTGTATGTTTGTGTTTGGGTGGTCAGAATTAGGGTAAAACCTTGACCCAGAGACCCGACGGAAACTGACCGCTGTGTCCGCGCCAACGCATTCGTCTCTCAAATTTTGGGAGAGAATACGTGGACGGTGAGGCACGTCAATACCGTTTTGCTGTCCGCTCTAAGCCTTTTCGAACCTGCCAGTCATTCACAGTGATAATAACTCTTGTTGATTAATATTTGTTGGCCAAAATGACCATCTTTGCACAGATGGTTAGGATTACATAAACTAAATTAGGACGATCGTATCTATTCGTCGTTGTGCCGCCTACAGGCCGCCAACATCGCCTGACGGTTCAGCACCGTTGGTTTGCCCTGATGGCTAGAAGCCATCGTTGCTCAAGCATCGGGTGTAAACCATGCACTCGTGCCGAGCAAGATGCATGGCGTGGACGGCCTCCCAGCGGTGCATGGTTCAATTTGCGGTCGTCACGAGGATATAGCGGGCACGTAGAtgcacctcctcctccgcccgtgcGCCGCGCCTGGCTTTACTCCAGAGCGGCGTCTCAGGGCCTCGTGCGACTGCAGTAGCTAAAGCCATGTGTCGCCGAGTCTGGTCTACACCTTCGCTAGTCTCGCCTCGGCCTATGCTCGGATAACCATCATGTTAGCCATTTTTGGGACAGAACCTGCCGGATCGTGGAGTAGCGACTCCGCGAAGGTGTTCGCGATCGCCGCCTGCGTTCCGGCCTCCGCATCGTCCCCATCCCCTCGACGTAGGGGTCGTACATCTCGTCCTGCCGGGCGTAGGCATCAGTCTCCTCGGCCTCGTACGCCGCCCTCGCAGCAATGTCGACGGAGTCGGGGTCGTCGGGAAATGGGCGCGCGCCATAGCGGACAGGCGGCTCCAGGCGCGGCTGTTTTCAGCCATAGCTGCTAGGTTTTTTGACAATGGGGAGCTAGGGTTTCAGAGGCCCTCATTACCGGGCGTCGCCGCCCATTTATAAGCTTGCCAAAGGGTCGGAAGTGTTGGGTGCACGCCAACTTCCCTCCGGCAGGAATCGAGGGGCCGCTACTTGCTATTAACACTACTTGATGGtgctcgatttttttttttgcgtcaAGCCACTGGAACTGCTCCCGATGCAAAGGAACATACGAACACATTCAATCGATTTTGATTTCCGCCATCCAACCCAAACAAATCAAAAATATCTTTTTTGTGTTCATTTTCtgtcgggccgctggagatgaCTAAGGGCATGCCTAATGCACTGCCCTAGTGGTAGTGCTTCACAACTTTAGCTAGGTTTGGGTGGTCCAAAGTATGTTCGGgtgaggaggcagcctcctcttcaagaagtgggatcttaagcctTAAAAGCATGATTtttagagagagaaagagatacatagtgttATATTTGTGGGATCCATTCTCTCTTTTTTCAATTAAAATTGTAGTTTTCATTGGAGAGATAAATTCACCATGTTGTTTCTGACAATttttttacatggagcagctagttgtgtatgccaccattgctcatgtatgccaccattgctcatgctCTAAGTAGCTCAACACGAAATAACAAAATATTATCTTTAGTGGCGATAAAGTTAATCTTTTCTCGTATAATTTTGGGCTCAGGAACCAACCAATAATTGCCATCTCGGCTTACCCGTCAGCAAAACGAACAGTCCCTTTCTCCGTACCTGGTCAAGGCTACGTTAGGATCCTCTGCGCTGGTTGTTTGGCAAAAACTGTTTTTGTCATCCAAAGGTGTCATCGCAATGTGAACTGTAAGATACACCCATGCCACTTCAGTGAGATGAACAAGTAATGGTGTGTGTGTTTTCCTAGAGAATATCATCCACGGAACCATTTTTCTAGCTAGAAACGAAAGAAGTGTAAAACGTTTACACCACTCCTCAAAGAAAAGCAAACTTACATTATGCGGATATTTAGCAATTGTGTGACACTTTGGAAACAACCTCATTATTTCTTCACAGATAGAGTACAGAAGTAGAATACTCAGGAAAACATGCGCGTTCCTCTCAAATCAATTTTTTTCATGAAGTAAACACCACTAAGAAGACAACAGGAATCAGCACTTGCAAAGGACACACGATGCATATTATATCTCATGCAAACTTACCTAAACCGTCATTTTCGCATTGTTTGTGATGAGGCGGTCGGCCGTCCACACTCAGTTCTTCATTACATGCACATAAAGGATTTACACCTGGTTGATGCCTAGTTGCTCGAAATCAGCGGTTTCATCATTATTGTCAGCGTTTTCCGCAAACTAGGGCATGTAGTCGGAAGGTGCCGAATATGAACCCTCATTGTGAAGTTCCATTCAATGtcgtcggcaacctcaacatcaagGTCTTTAAAGGTCATATACACCATTGTTGTAGACCTGtaatgcaattttttttttgttaagaaATGATTCTGCCTCTACTCAAAACGTATCTTTAACGAATCTCAAACCTCTAAAGAATGTACACAAAAATCTCGAAGTTGTAGAAAAGATACCAgaaagtgtctttgacacatggGCACCGGTGCTCCTTCCAATTTCAGATTTTTGGAAGTTTTAAAACCTCACACTTCTATGTCTCTAAAAATTATGGTGTTAAATGTATAGATAGATATGTACAGTATGGGTGTATGCAAAAAAGTCCCGTTAAAAATACATTGTATTCGGGAAATATAAAAAAAACAAATCAGTGACAGTAAGTGGTAGTACAATAGTATTAAAATGGTATATCTTTTTGTCaggaatttgtttattttgtattTCTCAAAATTTAAAGTGTTTTTTATCGGGATTATTTGCGTAGACTCCTCCTGtacatatctatctacatatttaacgcCATAATTTTTTAGAGAAATAGAAGTGTTCggttttgaaatttttaaaaatctgaaagtAGAGGGAGCACTGGtgtccatgtgcaccaaattcctATCCAAAAGATACAGACAATAAAAAACAAACTTTTGGAAGATGAATCCCTATGATGATAAAAGCACCCAACCACCCACACAAGGTATGAGTTGTATATTCAGCTGTGCCTACACTTCACAAACAATCCTGGCCATGCTTCTCTCTCCTGCAACACACACAGACTACACCACACAACACATGCTTCGCTCTCCTCTTCGGTTCTTCCCCCCACTCCTCCCTCCCCTGGCCGCGAGCGATCTCCCCCACTCtcccccatctctagggttttagCGCCCCCATTCCGCCCGCCCGCCATTCGATTGGGATCGCCTCCCTcctctccgcctccgccgccgcacagatcccgccgccacctccgcctccgcctccaccgccacctcccctCCCCGCTCCACTAATCCCGGCCCATTCCTCCCGGAAAGATCGGTTTTTTCCGTCCCTCCCTCGCGCCTCACCCGTCCCTCTCTCCTCCGGCGGTTCCACCCCAGAAGATCTCGCCCTACTCTCGATCTGATCTCGCGGCAAGAACGGCTGCTCTCTCTGCGTGCGGTGCGGGAGTTGGTGGGCGAGATCTCCGAGGCCGCCCGCGTGCGCGCTCCGGTAGCTCCCCGAAACGTCCGGTCTCGGGTGCCCATTCCATGAATGGATGGGCGGGAGTCCACCGCGACGTCGGGGCCCAACTACTCGCCCTTCTACGTGCAGCACCGCGGGATGGGCTCGCCCCCGGCGCCGGGACCGGCCGCCGGCGCCTtccacgccgcgccgcccggcggcTACCGGCAGCAGCTTGACGCCGTCTCGGCCGGGTACGCCTTCCAGCAGCAGCCCTTCGGGGCCCCCGCCCACATTGGGCAGGGAGGGTTCCACCACCAGAACGCCTCCTCGCCCCACCTGCTGCCGCCGCCcccgcagcagcaggagcagcagcagcaccagggCGCCGATGGCGGCGGCATGGGTGGTGCGGCCGCCGACGGCAAAGGGGATCAGCAGGGGAGCGAGGGCGGCCAGGACGAGCAGGTGAAGAAGAAGCGCGGGCGGCCCAGGAAGTACAAGCCTGACGGGTCGGCCACGGCGCTGGGGCTCTCCTCGCCGTCCCCCTCCACGCCCCACTCGTCCGGCTCCGGGATGGGGGCGATGGTAGCCACGCCGGGCTCTGGGTTTGGGCCGGGCGCGATTGTTACCACGCCAGCTTCAGGGGGGTCTGGTTCGGGCGCGCTGGCAGAGAAGCGGCCCAGAGGGCGCCCGCCTGGGTCCGGGAAGATGCAGCAGCTGGCTTCGCTTGGTGAGCGCTTGCATCCCATCCTTGTGTGTTTCATGATGATGATTGTGTTGCGCGCTTTATGCTGATATTAGTATGTCGAGTGTCCTAGTGTTTCTGTTAATGCTACGGAGACGATCGCTTTATGGCATTGAGGATAATGCATTTCCTATATGTTTTCGGCATGTATCTGGTAGCCATCTGTGTAAACATCGCAATTATATGATGCCGATAATGCTATAGTATCATTTTTCATGATAGCTTTCCATCATAGATATGGAAACAATCTGGCTTATACTATCTAATATCTTGATAAAATCCGGAAACCATGTTTGTATTGTTTCTCTACTTTATGCTTTTCCTATATTGCTCCCCAGTACCACAGTACCT includes:
- the LOC124691086 gene encoding uncharacterized protein LOC124691086; amino-acid sequence: MEASAAAGEAGKADGGRGHWGNVVQLAPGRQTANPFFSSTGRGAPSANPPEARRLPDPTLLRLPISASVPTPRPGPELPAPRLRPGTAGGTSKPQITALTVGRQEHHSPQITGAADESSASATRICACMVNSLLTICTSLLFFEEVSKCITTGQSLPSTFPAYSAGSGRSNCTGAVVHHMYSKHLQAALRWSLLVAFQEFRVDFQLFGKIFFYITQKSLDRNSTSIFKVTYLLSKPLMCSTYRSRECKRFHEHILKHKLPWSGSGRGGRDGQLGRLICEG